Proteins found in one Mytilus edulis chromosome 2, xbMytEdul2.2, whole genome shotgun sequence genomic segment:
- the LOC139510594 gene encoding uncharacterized protein: protein MLLIFCLVVFLPLVEGSCHSAKVKTRQLASGRNITVCTLSNGLEILNGSTVNLASCETCSCGEKELSCCGVGALAGVGPTPPKHCKTIRDGCEDIMVLKADETRDCFTGKSILLPSHPLYSLQNMYDMAQQYMATNNMNQGTQMANIAPQQFSGSNAGTGHMIAGNMIRANNSKVDARIAPQMTAGIARQMTAGIAPHMTAGIAPQMGVGIAPQMGVGIAPQMTAGIAPQMGVGIAPQMGVGIAPQMTAGISPQMTAGIAPQMTASEAQQMAAGIARQMAAGIAPQMTAGIAPQKSPVIKHYFDRNVVHPDAYDPYYNSFGNTQFYNSLGNDPYYNSLGNMLYSKSMFN from the exons ATGTTACTGATATTCTGTTTGGTTGTTTTTCTTCCTCTTGTTGAAGGATCTTGCCACTCAGCTAAAGTGAAAACTCGACAATTAG CATCTGGACGTAATATTACTGTTTGTACGCTTTCAAATGGACTGGAAATCTTAAACGGGTCTACTGTTAATCTAGCCAGTTGTGAAACATGTTCATGCGGAGAGAAGGAACTTTCATGTTGCGG AGTTGGTGCGTTAGCAGGTGTAGGTCCGACACCACCAAAGCATTGCAAAACTATCCGTGATGGCTGCGAAGACATCATGGTTTTAAAAGCCGATGAAACGCGGGATTGTTTCACGGGGAAAAGTATTCTTCTTCCCAGTCATCCACTGTATAGTTTACAAAACATGTATGATATGGCACAACAGTATATGGCAACAAATAATATGAATCAAGGAACACAAATGGCAAATATTGCACCGCAACAATTCAGCGGGAGCAATGCAGGCACAGGACACATGATCGCAGGAAACATGATCCGGGCTAATAACTCCAAAGTGGACGCTCGTATAGCACCCCAAATGACAGCTGGAATAGCACGACAAATGACAGCTGGAATAGCACCACACATGACAGCTGGAATAGCACCACAAATGGGAGTTGGTATAGCACCACAAATGGGAGTTGGTATAGCACCACAAATGACAGCTGGAATAGCACCACAAATGGGAGTTGGTATAGCACCACAAATGGGAGTTGGTATAGCACCACAAATGACAGCTGGAATATCACCCCAAATGACAGCTGGAATAGCACCACAAATGACAGCTAGTGAAGCACAACAAATGGCAGCTGGTATAGCACGACAAATGGCCGCTGGTATAGCACCACAAATGACAGCTGGAATAGCACCACAAAAGTCGCCTGTCATCAAGCATTATTTTGATAGAAATGTTGTCCATCCTGACGCTTATGACCCTTACTATAATTCCTTTGGAAATACTCAGTTCTATAATTCACTTGGAAATGACCCGTACTATAATTCACTTGGAAATATGCTATACTCCAAATCAATGTTTAATTAA
- the LOC139510906 gene encoding uncharacterized protein, which translates to MMNVAKLDSNSKTSYPQGKNVKESHEYSCESFESMLKTATNDLENQVTIAIEKLYIQHAHSLNEHLTAVNDTMRTQNDTYVQIKDLLLKSDASSTQQVFSKSQDLSGKLSITEKENAELKFTLQQLRYESMTEIESLKSVINVLKGSMIDIENSSSIVVESLRKSNESMVSRIQARDQQIEALEADVRKHKTDLDKKDEIIYSFKQHNNHEIHNNKDENWTQVQPKNSNSTTETKASQNKPQVLLIGTSNTKGIQPEKFSSSYTLQKREAMTLADTEKTISQIKDPPNVLVLHSLTNDLKESAPVCVSHMKNLISHIHESMPSTSVVVSLATPRADNKKYQTNVELVNAMLKCEYMEDDTVTLCDNGNLSRLGKPVPKFLARDQYHLSKDGIAVLASNLRWTIDSLLDIKQSRRSSFYKHDNGREQGNSNHRDRPPYRRPRK; encoded by the coding sequence ATGATGAATGTGGCAAAACTTGACTCAAATTCTAAAACATCCTACCCACAgggaaaaaatgtaaaagaatcaCATGAATACTCTTGTGAAAGCTTTGAATCCATGTTGAAGACCGCAACTAATGATCTCGAAAATCAAGTAACTATTGCAATAGAAAAGTTATATATACAGCACGCTCATTCTTTGAATGAACATTTAACAGCAGTTAATGACACAATGAGAACTCAAAATGATACATATGTACAGATTAAAGACCTTCTTTTGAAATCTGATGCCTCATCAACTCAACAAGTTTTTTCCAAAAGCCAGGATTTAAGTGGTAAATTAAGTataacagaaaaagaaaatgcAGAATTGAAATTCACATTACAGCAACTTAGATATGAAAGTATGACTGAAATTGAAAGTTTAAAATCTGTTATCAACGTTTTAAAAGGTAGCATGATTGATATTGAAAATTCAAGCTCTATTGTAGTGGAAAGCTTACGTAAATCCAATGAGAGTATGGTCAGTAGAATACAAGCGAGAGATCAACAAATTGAAGCACTCGAGGCTGATGTACGAAAacacaaaactgatcttgataagAAAGATgaaattatatattcatttaaacaaCACAACAATCATGAAATCCACAATAACAAAGATGAAAATTGGACACAAGTTCAACCTAAAAATTCCAACTCCACTACTGAAACAAAGGCTTCTCAGAACAAACCTCAAGTCCTACTTATAGGCACCTCTAACACAAAAGGTATCCAGCCGGAAAAATTCTCCAGCTCTTACACTCTGCAAAAAAGAGAGGCTATGACATTGGCTGATACTGAAAAAACAATAAGCCAGATTAAAGATCCACCAAATGTGCTGGTGCTGCATTCACTAACCAATGACCTAAAGGAATCTGCACCAGTATGTGTAAGCCATATGAAAAACTTAATTTCTCATATTCATGAGTCAATGCCCAGCACTTCAGTTGTAGTTTCATTAGCTACTCCAAGGGcagataacaaaaaataccaaactaaTGTTGAACTTGTCAATGCAATGCTAAAATGTGAATATATGGAGGATGATACTGTTACCCTCTGTGATAATGGTAACTTGTCACGTTTAGGGAAACCAGTTCCCAAGTTCTTAGCAAGGGATCAGTATCACTTATCTAAAGATGGCATTGCTGTCCTAGCCAGTAATCTTAGATGGACCATTGACTCGTTATTGGACATTAAGCAATCAAGGCGTAGTagtttttataaacatgataatggAAGAGAACAAGGCAATTCCAACCATAGAGACCGTCCACCCTACAGACGACcaagaaaataa
- the LOC139510595 gene encoding uncharacterized protein has protein sequence MQSFIFLVVILPLVNGFCHQSSGRVDKTVTGRLIPVCSYKGLDILDGSSFRTADCMDCKCRNSGQLSCCGYGINSGVYLAPVGCKVIADGCDPIFVLQSDETRDCKTGKKIDLTLKPEIIQPSFPGMYPSNMFPNTRLPDLRDMLRKGMNYQYNYHSSKNVNPFVGEDTTGNSLRDFMFNNGLFV, from the exons ATGCAGTCGTTCATATTCCTGGTCGTGATTTTACCACTGGTCAATGGTTTCTGCCATCAGAGTTCTGGTCGAGTTGATAAAACAG TGACTGGACGATTGATACCGGTATGTTCATACAAAGGACTTGATATATTGGATGGATCCAGTTTTAGAACAGCAGATTGTATGGACTGTAAATGTAGAAACAGCGGACAACTATCTTGTTGTGG atACGGCATCAACTCAGGAGTTTATCTAGCACCTGTCGGCTGCAAAGTAATTGCTGACGGTTGCGATCCAATTTTTGTCCTACAGTCGGACGAAACACGTGACTGTAAAACTGGTAAAAAGATAGATTTgactttgaagccagaaataattCAACCATCTTTTCCCGGAATGTATCCTAGTAATATGTTTCCAAACACGAGGCTGCCAGATTTAAGGGACATGCTGAGAAAGGGAATGAATTATCAGTACAACTATCATAGTAGTAAAAATGTTAACCCGTTTGTTGGTGAAGATACCACTGGAAATTCATTAAGagattttatgtttaataatgGCCTCTTTGTCTAA